One genomic region from Nostoc sphaeroides encodes:
- a CDS encoding Uma2 family endonuclease, which yields MTQTLRKLITFDEFIAWYPENSQRRYELHDGVIVEMAPPTGDHEQIVGFLVGEIVTEYKRLKLPYFIPKTAFIKPTQSEAAYSPDVLLLNNSNLVNEPLWKKESTVSQAASIPLVIEVVSTNWRDDYFTKAGKYEEVGIPEYWIVDYLGLGGRRFIGNPKQPTISIYQLIEGEYQVRQFRESDRIDSLAFPELNLTAEHIFRAGEVA from the coding sequence ATGACTCAAACCTTACGCAAACTAATAACATTTGATGAATTTATTGCTTGGTATCCAGAAAACTCACAACGACGCTATGAACTGCATGACGGAGTAATTGTTGAAATGGCTCCTCCCACAGGTGATCATGAACAGATTGTTGGATTTTTAGTTGGGGAAATAGTTACAGAATACAAACGTTTAAAACTACCTTATTTTATTCCCAAAACAGCATTCATTAAACCGACTCAGAGCGAAGCGGCTTACTCACCAGATGTACTGTTGTTGAATAACTCTAACTTAGTAAATGAACCTCTGTGGAAAAAAGAATCTACTGTAAGCCAAGCGGCATCAATTCCTTTAGTAATTGAGGTGGTAAGTACTAACTGGCGAGACGATTATTTTACCAAAGCAGGTAAATATGAAGAGGTTGGAATACCTGAGTATTGGATTGTAGACTATTTAGGTTTAGGTGGTAGGCGGTTTATTGGCAATCCGAAACAACCAACTATCTCGATTTACCAACTAATTGAAGGTGAGTATCAAGTTAGACAATTTCGGGAAAGCGATCGCATTGACTCGCTAGCATTCCCAGAGTTGAATTTAACTGCTGAACATATTTTTCGGGCTGGAGAAGTCGCGTAA
- a CDS encoding Mur ligase family protein — protein sequence MGNKIQFIDRLRLGFAVSVAKSVTFIVRSLRLGAASVLPGSIARRIEPRLLQLLSQQVKNGVILIAGTNGKTTTALLLCTILERKGFRVTHNSTGANLENGLMTALLESTNLLGTLNTDYAILEVDENIVPRVLAPLQPRIILCLNLFRDQLDRYGEVDTISKRWTKVISTLPPETVVIPNADDPTLSNLGQQLPQRVLFFGLNEPEHYLEAIPHAVDSIYCPKCGHSLDYKGVYLSHLGDFTCPQCGFSKSKPTLESSEWSQILVGLYNKYNTLAAATAAIELGVDEVTIRDTINTFQAAFGRAEDLVINGKRVRILLSKNPVGTNETIRVVTQSTDKTTLLVLNDRTPDGTDVSWIWDVDTEKLVERGGTLVVSGDRVYDMALRLRYSQKSPESNLNLIVEEDLRQAIATALEHTPENETLHILPTYSAMLEVREVLTGRKIL from the coding sequence GTGGGAAACAAAATACAATTCATAGATAGGCTGCGATTGGGTTTCGCGGTGTCAGTGGCAAAGAGTGTAACATTTATAGTGCGATCGCTCCGTCTGGGTGCTGCTAGTGTATTACCAGGCTCGATTGCTCGTCGCATTGAACCCCGACTTTTACAATTATTGAGTCAGCAAGTTAAAAATGGAGTGATTTTAATTGCTGGTACTAATGGCAAAACCACTACAGCGCTACTTTTATGCACAATCCTAGAACGCAAGGGTTTTCGCGTCACTCATAATTCTACAGGTGCAAATCTGGAAAATGGCTTGATGACGGCGCTGTTAGAAAGCACCAACTTACTAGGTACGCTAAATACTGATTACGCGATTTTGGAAGTTGACGAAAATATTGTCCCAAGAGTATTAGCACCACTCCAGCCGCGAATTATTCTCTGTTTAAACTTGTTCCGCGACCAACTCGATAGGTACGGCGAAGTAGATACAATTAGTAAGCGTTGGACAAAAGTTATTTCTACCCTACCACCAGAAACAGTAGTAATTCCCAATGCTGATGACCCAACTTTATCTAACCTCGGTCAGCAGTTACCCCAACGGGTATTATTTTTTGGGTTGAATGAACCAGAACATTATTTAGAAGCAATTCCTCACGCCGTTGATTCTATTTATTGTCCCAAATGTGGGCATTCTCTAGATTATAAGGGTGTTTATTTGTCTCATTTGGGAGATTTTACTTGTCCCCAGTGTGGTTTTAGTAAAAGTAAACCGACTTTAGAAAGTAGTGAATGGTCGCAAATTCTAGTTGGTTTGTACAACAAATATAATACTTTAGCTGCTGCAACTGCGGCTATTGAGTTAGGAGTTGATGAAGTAACAATTAGAGATACTATTAATACCTTCCAAGCTGCCTTCGGTCGGGCGGAAGATTTAGTAATTAACGGTAAACGAGTGCGGATATTATTATCAAAAAATCCTGTGGGAACGAATGAAACCATTCGCGTAGTTACTCAAAGCACAGATAAAACCACACTGCTAGTCTTAAACGATCGCACACCCGATGGCACTGATGTATCCTGGATTTGGGACGTAGATACTGAGAAATTAGTCGAACGCGGCGGGACTCTAGTAGTGAGTGGCGATCGCGTCTACGATATGGCACTACGTCTACGTTACAGCCAAAAGTCCCCTGAGAGTAACTTAAATTTGATTGTCGAAGAAGATTTGCGACAAGCGATCGCAACTGCATTAGAGCATACACCAGAGAATGAAACTTTGCATATTCTGCCCACCTACTCAGCCATGCTAGAAGTCCGAGAAGTCTTAACTGGGCGGAAAATTCTTTAA
- a CDS encoding thylakoid membrane photosystem I accumulation factor: MNSTKFLFLHKQITGWRRWLSKGLLLLASLFIISIQPASAGLNNDLYDGNIFVVYAGNGSLVPPRQTLAQTLAEHKPIFLAFYLDDSSDSKRYAISISRVQEFYGRVAEIMPINVDSIPLKQTYEPTEPGYYYSGAVPQVVVFNKSGEVVLNKKGQVPFEEIDDQFRKIFDLVPRTETAQLKRRAFNEFSSELAK, translated from the coding sequence ATGAATAGCACAAAGTTTCTTTTTTTACATAAACAAATTACTGGCTGGCGAAGGTGGTTGTCCAAAGGTCTGTTGTTGCTTGCAAGTCTTTTCATTATAAGTATTCAACCTGCATCTGCTGGTCTTAATAATGATTTATATGATGGCAACATTTTTGTAGTTTATGCTGGCAATGGTTCATTGGTTCCTCCCAGACAGACACTAGCACAGACTTTAGCGGAACATAAACCCATCTTTTTGGCCTTTTATTTGGATGACAGCAGCGATTCCAAAAGATATGCTATTTCCATTTCACGGGTACAGGAATTCTATGGTCGAGTAGCAGAAATTATGCCGATTAATGTAGATTCTATCCCACTGAAACAGACCTATGAGCCTACAGAACCAGGATATTACTATTCTGGGGCTGTTCCTCAAGTGGTGGTGTTTAATAAATCAGGCGAGGTAGTTTTAAATAAAAAAGGTCAAGTACCTTTTGAAGAGATAGACGATCAATTTCGTAAAATCTTTGATTTAGTACCACGCACTGAAACAGCACAGCTAAAACGGCGAGCCTTTAATGAGTTTAGTAGTGAGTTAGCTAAGTAA
- a CDS encoding thioredoxin family protein: MSLAVIKFSSEECGICHKMSFYDKKVAEELGLEFIDVKMQDTAAYRKYRKILLTQYPDKSEMGWPTYIICNSPEGEFQIVGEVKGGHPKGEFRSRLQEVLNSPASQN, from the coding sequence ATGAGTTTAGCTGTAATTAAGTTCTCTTCAGAAGAGTGCGGCATTTGCCACAAAATGTCTTTTTATGACAAAAAGGTGGCAGAAGAACTGGGTTTAGAATTTATAGATGTAAAAATGCAGGATACGGCTGCTTACCGCAAGTATCGCAAGATTTTATTAACTCAGTATCCCGATAAATCAGAAATGGGATGGCCTACTTACATCATCTGTAATTCTCCAGAAGGGGAATTTCAGATTGTGGGTGAAGTAAAAGGAGGCCATCCCAAAGGGGAGTTTAGAAGTCGTCTTCAAGAGGTTCTAAATTCCCCAGCTAGTCAGAACTAA
- a CDS encoding type 1 glutamine amidotransferase → MSSQNLELTIGWLYPTLMSTYGDRGNVITIERRAEWRGYDVKVLPLDQNATAADIKTVDVIVGGGAQDRQQEIVMRDLQGAKADAMREKIENGTPGVFTCGSPQLLGHYYEPGLGQRIDGLGILDLVSVHPGENTKRCIGNLVIEVTASRLARDLKEMTGSTPYLVGFENHGGRTKLGKVEALGRVVYGLGNNGEDGTEGAFYQNAIATYSHGPLLPKNPFVADWLIQTALRLKYQQEISLKPFDDSLAAQAREAMFKRLKVSLPAAAAAKV, encoded by the coding sequence ATGAGTTCTCAAAATTTGGAATTAACAATAGGTTGGCTTTATCCGACGCTGATGAGTACCTATGGCGATCGCGGTAATGTAATTACTATAGAACGTCGCGCCGAGTGGCGGGGATATGATGTTAAAGTGTTACCCCTAGATCAAAATGCCACAGCCGCAGATATAAAAACTGTAGATGTAATTGTTGGTGGTGGCGCACAAGATCGTCAGCAAGAAATTGTCATGCGTGATTTGCAAGGTGCGAAAGCTGACGCGATGCGCGAGAAAATCGAAAATGGAACACCAGGAGTATTTACTTGTGGTTCACCCCAATTACTGGGACATTATTATGAACCAGGCTTGGGACAACGGATTGATGGTTTAGGAATACTCGATTTAGTTTCCGTCCATCCTGGTGAAAATACTAAGCGCTGTATTGGTAACTTGGTAATTGAAGTGACAGCTTCACGCCTAGCGCGAGATTTAAAAGAGATGACAGGTAGCACACCATATTTGGTAGGCTTTGAAAATCACGGCGGACGTACCAAGTTGGGGAAAGTGGAAGCGCTGGGGCGAGTAGTGTACGGTTTGGGAAATAATGGTGAAGATGGTACAGAAGGAGCATTTTATCAGAATGCGATCGCTACTTATTCTCACGGCCCTTTATTACCGAAAAATCCTTTTGTCGCCGATTGGTTAATTCAAACAGCATTGCGGCTAAAGTATCAGCAAGAAATTAGCTTAAAACCTTTTGACGATAGCCTTGCTGCACAAGCACGAGAAGCGATGTTTAAGCGATTGAAAGTGAGTTTACCTGCTGCGGCTGCGGCGAAAGTTTAA
- the hetF gene encoding cell division protein HetF, whose translation MTQEFHISVTPVGRNDYLVRTEQVAPGVPLAEELVTWPVADWLITAGHLMNDPLKSVLQGDPFASGGHESDIARNSVNLVALGQQFYNALFQGTLRDSWITAQGIAQNHQQVLRLRLGLKDTRLARLPWEVMHAGDRPLATGPYVAFSRFQSGILGASPMRSQNMPTPLQQGGVKVLMVIASPSDQVRLDLQKQEAIKLQAELHRIPRIAENSNWLPEIELTVLDQPGREELTQALEQGRYHVLHYSGHSNLGSNGGEIYLASRRTGLTEILTGDDLAGLLVNNNIQMAVFNSCLGAYTAASDSSGDTGERNLAESLVKRGIRSVLAMSERIPDEVALTLTQLFYRNLSQGYPVDLCVSRVRQGLISAYGSHQMYWALPILYLQPEFDGFLSQETELSESAKSPNQYGSPLGITSTMYSAMADDSEMPLGMEDMIPSGLARDSGLDWLGEDTWGDLVDEIEYDDPSYAEDCAIVSDLFRQLDNQKAPTELDQQISENSLQQSHVSEERTSSQEETDLWGEAPTPPPQTAGNVEGNRENSADFLRSQPPPPRNRTRRRQLWPIVGIVGISALAAAIALNWWWHRTQQPILPNIPVIPTQSLPIKKQQNPDLQVAETGIVTATATEKLSQGDLRSGLLAVEELLNRGALTAAEASLKLISSKQADDPSVNFYKGRLAWQSIQAGNNNYSVDDARRYWETAAKANPESLLYNNALGFAYYTEGNLNRGNDSWFKALNLALKEQKTGSTSTVPQDALTSYAGLALGLYKSALSQSNGKQTQYLNEAIKLRQLVIKSDPVNFQVDKLAKNWLWTEKAIADWRSLLQEKGEEQ comes from the coding sequence GTGACCCAGGAATTCCACATTTCGGTAACTCCTGTAGGGCGAAATGACTACTTGGTGCGGACGGAACAAGTCGCGCCTGGAGTACCATTGGCAGAAGAATTGGTGACTTGGCCTGTAGCTGATTGGTTGATAACTGCTGGGCATTTGATGAATGATCCGTTGAAGTCGGTGTTGCAGGGAGATCCATTCGCCTCTGGCGGACACGAAAGCGATATCGCCAGAAACTCTGTTAATTTGGTGGCGTTGGGTCAACAATTTTATAACGCCCTATTTCAAGGCACTCTCAGGGATAGTTGGATTACTGCCCAAGGTATTGCTCAGAACCATCAACAAGTATTACGCTTGCGCTTGGGGCTAAAAGACACTAGATTAGCTCGTCTGCCTTGGGAAGTGATGCACGCTGGCGATCGCCCTCTGGCTACCGGGCCTTATGTCGCTTTTTCTCGCTTTCAAAGTGGAATTTTGGGGGCTTCGCCAATGCGATCCCAAAATATGCCCACACCACTACAACAAGGTGGTGTCAAAGTATTGATGGTAATCGCTTCTCCCTCAGATCAAGTCCGCCTTGACTTACAAAAACAGGAAGCTATCAAACTGCAAGCGGAACTTCACCGTATACCACGAATTGCTGAAAATAGCAATTGGTTACCAGAAATTGAACTAACTGTGTTAGATCAACCAGGGCGGGAAGAACTGACACAAGCTCTAGAACAAGGCAGATACCATGTTCTCCACTACTCTGGTCATAGTAACTTAGGTTCCAATGGCGGAGAAATTTATCTTGCTAGTCGCAGAACTGGCTTAACGGAAATCTTGACTGGGGACGATCTAGCTGGTTTGCTCGTCAACAATAACATCCAAATGGCAGTGTTTAACTCCTGCTTGGGGGCGTACACAGCCGCATCAGATTCCTCTGGAGATACTGGGGAACGAAATCTGGCAGAAAGTCTGGTGAAGCGCGGAATTAGAAGCGTTTTGGCGATGTCAGAACGGATTCCTGATGAAGTGGCGTTGACGCTCACGCAATTATTTTACCGCAACTTGAGTCAGGGATATCCAGTAGATTTATGTGTCAGTCGGGTGCGCCAAGGATTAATTTCTGCTTATGGTTCTCACCAGATGTATTGGGCATTACCGATTTTGTATCTCCAGCCAGAATTTGACGGTTTTCTGAGCCAGGAAACTGAGTTATCGGAAAGTGCAAAGTCGCCCAACCAGTATGGTTCGCCTTTAGGTATAACTTCCACAATGTACTCTGCTATGGCAGACGATAGCGAGATGCCTTTAGGAATGGAAGATATGATTCCTTCTGGTTTGGCGCGTGATTCTGGGTTGGACTGGCTAGGTGAAGATACTTGGGGCGATCTTGTTGATGAAATTGAGTATGATGACCCAAGCTATGCAGAAGATTGTGCGATCGTTTCGGATTTATTTCGTCAGCTAGATAACCAAAAAGCTCCAACTGAACTGGATCAACAAATTTCAGAAAATAGTCTTCAGCAAAGCCACGTTTCCGAAGAAAGGACTTCTTCGCAAGAGGAAACAGATTTGTGGGGAGAAGCGCCAACACCGCCGCCTCAAACTGCTGGGAACGTTGAGGGAAATAGGGAAAATTCTGCTGATTTTTTGCGTTCGCAACCACCGCCACCAAGAAATCGTACCCGTCGCCGCCAGCTGTGGCCGATTGTGGGTATTGTGGGGATCAGTGCGTTAGCAGCTGCGATCGCTTTAAATTGGTGGTGGCATCGAACCCAGCAGCCAATTCTGCCTAACATCCCAGTAATTCCCACCCAGTCTTTACCCATTAAAAAGCAGCAAAATCCCGACTTACAGGTAGCAGAGACTGGAATTGTCACCGCCACCGCTACAGAAAAATTGAGCCAGGGCGACTTGCGAAGTGGGTTATTGGCTGTAGAAGAACTACTCAATCGTGGCGCATTGACTGCGGCTGAAGCTTCCCTGAAACTGATTTCAAGTAAACAAGCTGACGATCCATCGGTGAACTTTTACAAGGGACGATTAGCTTGGCAGTCTATCCAAGCGGGAAACAATAACTATAGCGTCGATGATGCCCGCCGTTACTGGGAAACTGCTGCAAAAGCTAATCCCGAATCGCTTTTATACAATAACGCTTTGGGATTTGCTTACTACACTGAAGGTAATCTGAATCGAGGTAATGATTCTTGGTTTAAGGCTTTGAATTTAGCTCTTAAAGAACAGAAAACAGGCTCAACATCTACAGTCCCTCAAGATGCTTTAACTTCTTATGCTGGTTTAGCTCTGGGACTGTATAAATCTGCACTGAGCCAATCTAATGGTAAGCAGACACAATATCTAAATGAAGCGATCAAGTTGCGACAATTGGTAATTAAGTCTGATCCAGTAAATTTCCAGGTAGATAAATTAGCTAAAAATTGGTTGTGGACAGAGAAGGCGATCGCAGATTGGCGATCGCTCCTTCAGGAGAAAGGTGAAGAACAGTAA
- a CDS encoding Uma2 family endonuclease: MTQALTKQLTFDEFIAWYPESSDRHYELHDGVIVEMPKLTGKHSEIAGFINGSLFIEITRLSIPCFIPKECVIKSINTDSGYEPDVIVLDRQALSNEPRWKKESIITRGSSVKLVVEVVSTNWSDDYALKLEDYESLGIPEYWIVDYLGLGGRRFIGNPKQPTISIYQLIEGEYQVRQFRGNDRIQSLAFPEFNLTAEQIFRSGEVA; encoded by the coding sequence ATGACTCAAGCCTTAACTAAACAACTAACCTTTGACGAATTTATCGCCTGGTATCCCGAATCTTCAGACAGGCATTATGAACTACATGATGGGGTAATTGTTGAAATGCCTAAGCTAACAGGGAAGCACTCAGAGATAGCCGGATTCATCAATGGTTCTTTGTTTATTGAAATCACCCGTTTGTCCATCCCTTGCTTTATCCCTAAAGAATGCGTTATCAAGTCAATTAACACTGATTCAGGTTATGAACCAGATGTTATCGTTCTTGATAGACAAGCTCTCAGCAACGAACCACGCTGGAAAAAAGAATCTATCATTACGCGGGGTAGTTCCGTCAAGTTGGTTGTAGAAGTTGTTTCAACCAACTGGAGTGATGATTATGCTTTGAAGCTAGAAGACTACGAGTCTTTGGGGATTCCTGAATATTGGATTGTAGACTATCTAGGTTTAGGTGGTAGGCGGTTTATTGGCAATCCTAAACAACCAACTATCTCAATTTACCAACTGATTGAAGGTGAGTATCAAGTTAGGCAATTTAGGGGAAATGACCGCATTCAGTCGTTAGCATTTCCAGAGTTTAATTTAACTGCTGAACAGATTTTTCGCTCTGGAGAAGTCGCGTAA
- a CDS encoding COR domain-containing protein: protein MANTPQRFLEKIREAKEKKLKELDLSGNWDAHFDETLTEIPAEVFELEWLEVLNLRGNQLTTLPEAIAKLQQLTSLNLSDNKLTTLPDAIAKLQQLTSLNLSDNKLTTLPDAIAKLEQLTSLDLSENQLTTLPEAIAHLQQLTTLDLSRNQLTTLPEAIAKLQQLTTLDLIRNKLTTLPEAIARLQQLTSLNLRGNELTTLPKAIARLQKLTSLNLSGNRLRTLPEAITRLQQLTSLNLSVNELRTLPEAITRLQQLTSLYLTHNRLRTLPEAITRLQQLTSLDLSSNQLTTLPEAIARLQQLASLNLTHNPIEKPPPEIVEQGIEAIKDYFRQLEAEGKDYLYEAKLLIVGEAGAGKTTQAKKIENQNYQLREEDSTKGIEVIQWRFPMENGREFRVNIWDFGGQEIYHATHQFFLTKRSLYVLVADTRKQDTDFYYWLNVVELLSDNSPLLIIKNEKQDRHREINELQLRGQFTNLKETLPTNLATNRGLEQVLEQIKHYVKNLPHIGSPLPKTWVRVREAMESDVRNYIGLDEYLNICQQNGFTQRNDKLQLSSYLHDLGVSLHFQEDALLNKTVILKPKWGTDAVYKLLDNEKVIGNLGSFTRSDLANIWCEDEYATMHDELLRLMINFKLCYEIPKSKGKYIAPQLLSANQPSYDWNQTNNLILRYTYEFMPKGIISQFIVAIHELINEQQCVWKSGVVLSKDQTKAEVIEYYGKREIKIRFSGRHKRDLMTIVTHEFDKIHDSYQRLKYNKLIPCNCHTCKDSQEPHFYFFEILRQFVADKQEGIQCQKSYQMVDVLGLIDDVMNRRELLKAEQQMGGDFLPNPSETRRENVVVTINNVIQPSKQENNFMTEPSKQENNSKPEVQVTLPFAFRNGMFYLFVFVVVFCLIAFFGGSLPFHYLALAIIGTAIFIVLIGVLQLRQDNRLSEKSFVDLTKMVLEQLPLISNIIKQFQGNK from the coding sequence ATGGCTAACACGCCTCAACGTTTCCTTGAAAAAATCCGAGAAGCGAAAGAGAAAAAGCTTAAAGAATTAGATTTAAGCGGTAATTGGGATGCTCATTTCGACGAAACATTAACAGAGATTCCTGCTGAGGTGTTTGAACTGGAATGGTTGGAGGTTTTAAATTTAAGGGGCAACCAATTAACGACGCTGCCAGAAGCGATCGCCAAACTGCAACAACTCACTTCCCTGAATTTAAGCGACAACAAATTAACGACGCTGCCAGATGCGATCGCCAAACTGCAACAACTCACTTCCCTGAATTTAAGCGACAACAAATTAACGACGCTGCCAGATGCGATCGCCAAACTGGAACAACTCACTTCCCTGGATTTAAGCGAAAACCAATTAACGACGTTGCCAGAAGCGATCGCCCACCTGCAACAACTCACCACCCTGGATTTAAGCCGCAACCAATTAACCACTCTGCCAGAAGCGATCGCCAAACTGCAACAACTCACTACCCTGGATTTAATCCGCAACAAATTAACGACACTGCCAGAAGCGATCGCCCGCCTGCAACAACTCACTTCCTTGAATTTAAGGGGCAACGAATTAACGACACTGCCAAAAGCGATCGCCCGCCTGCAAAAACTCACTTCCTTGAATTTAAGCGGCAACCGATTAAGGACACTGCCAGAAGCGATCACCCGCCTGCAACAACTCACTTCTCTGAATTTAAGCGTCAACGAATTAAGGACACTGCCAGAAGCGATCACCCGCCTGCAACAACTCACTTCCCTATATTTAACCCACAACCGATTAAGGACACTGCCAGAAGCAATCACCCGCCTGCAACAACTCACTTCCCTAGATTTAAGCAGCAACCAATTAACGACGCTGCCAGAAGCGATCGCCCGCCTGCAACAACTCGCTTCCCTGAATTTAACCCACAACCCCATCGAAAAGCCGCCACCAGAAATTGTTGAACAAGGTATTGAGGCAATTAAAGATTATTTCCGACAACTAGAAGCAGAAGGCAAAGATTATCTGTATGAAGCAAAGTTACTAATTGTCGGCGAAGCAGGAGCAGGGAAGACAACACAGGCGAAGAAAATTGAAAACCAAAATTATCAACTCCGAGAGGAAGACTCTACGAAGGGAATTGAGGTTATCCAGTGGCGTTTCCCAATGGAAAATGGGCGAGAGTTTCGAGTCAACATCTGGGACTTTGGGGGGCAAGAGATTTACCATGCTACTCACCAGTTTTTCCTCACCAAGCGTTCCCTCTACGTTTTAGTGGCAGATACCCGCAAGCAAGACACAGATTTTTATTACTGGTTGAATGTAGTGGAACTGTTGAGTGATAACAGTCCGCTGTTAATCATCAAAAATGAGAAGCAAGACCGCCACCGAGAGATTAATGAACTCCAGTTACGAGGGCAGTTTACTAATTTGAAGGAGACTTTACCAACAAACCTTGCTACCAACAGAGGTTTAGAACAAGTTTTAGAACAAATCAAGCATTACGTTAAAAACCTACCCCATATTGGCAGTCCGCTCCCAAAAACCTGGGTTAGAGTCCGGGAAGCTATGGAGAGTGACGTACGCAATTACATCGGCTTGGATGAATACCTGAACATCTGCCAACAAAATGGGTTCACCCAACGAAATGACAAGTTGCAGTTGAGCAGCTATCTGCACGATTTGGGAGTATCCTTGCACTTCCAGGAAGACGCACTTTTGAACAAGACCGTCATCCTCAAGCCAAAGTGGGGAACTGATGCAGTCTACAAGTTGCTGGATAATGAAAAGGTGATTGGCAACTTGGGCAGTTTCACACGGTCTGATTTGGCAAACATCTGGTGTGAAGACGAATACGCCACCATGCACGATGAACTATTGCGCCTGATGATCAACTTCAAGCTATGCTACGAAATTCCTAAAAGCAAAGGAAAGTATATTGCCCCACAACTGCTATCTGCAAATCAACCCTCCTATGACTGGAATCAAACCAACAACTTGATTCTGCGTTACACTTACGAGTTCATGCCCAAGGGCATCATCAGCCAATTCATCGTCGCCATCCATGAGTTGATAAATGAACAACAATGTGTCTGGAAAAGCGGCGTCGTTCTCAGCAAAGACCAGACGAAGGCAGAGGTGATTGAATATTACGGTAAGCGGGAGATTAAGATTCGATTCTCAGGTCGTCACAAAAGAGATTTGATGACCATAGTTACACATGAATTCGATAAAATTCATGACTCGTACCAGCGACTGAAGTACAACAAGTTAATCCCCTGTAATTGCCACACCTGCAAAGATAGCCAAGAACCACACTTTTACTTTTTTGAGATATTGCGACAGTTTGTAGCTGATAAGCAAGAAGGCATTCAATGTCAAAAAAGCTATCAAATGGTTGATGTCTTGGGCTTAATTGATGATGTGATGAATAGAAGAGAGTTACTGAAAGCAGAACAGCAGATGGGTGGTGATTTTCTGCCTAATCCTTCTGAAACAAGAAGGGAAAATGTCGTTGTAACAATTAATAATGTAATTCAGCCATCAAAGCAAGAGAATAATTTTATGACAGAACCATCTAAACAGGAAAATAATTCTAAACCAGAAGTGCAGGTTACGCTTCCATTTGCTTTTCGCAATGGAATGTTCTATTTATTTGTCTTTGTAGTTGTATTTTGTTTAATTGCATTTTTTGGTGGTTCGTTACCATTTCATTATCTAGCTTTAGCAATTATTGGGACAGCAATATTTATCGTCTTAATCGGCGTTCTGCAACTTCGTCAAGATAACCGCCTTTCTGAGAAATCTTTTGTAGATTTAACAAAAATGGTACTAGAACAGTTGCCTTTAATTAGCAATATTATTAAGCAGTTTCAAGGCAACAAATAA